In Pleomorphomonas sp. T1.2MG-36, a single window of DNA contains:
- the mraZ gene encoding division/cell wall cluster transcriptional repressor MraZ translates to MNGFVSRVTNRIDRKGRVSIPAPFRQVLARDGFEGLYCYPSIDMEAVDCGGNLLLAEIERNLARYAPFSEDHDLLSTAFYGSSDRLTIDSEGRIGLTPALLEITGITNEVTFVGQGYKFQIWEPSRFAAYELTARERARALRRSSRPAPQPEGGA, encoded by the coding sequence ATGAACGGCTTCGTATCGCGCGTCACCAACAGGATCGACCGGAAGGGGCGGGTATCCATCCCTGCGCCGTTCCGTCAGGTTCTGGCGCGCGACGGCTTCGAGGGACTCTACTGCTATCCGTCGATCGACATGGAGGCGGTGGACTGCGGCGGCAACCTGCTACTGGCCGAGATCGAACGCAATCTTGCCCGCTACGCGCCCTTTTCCGAGGATCACGACCTCCTGTCGACGGCCTTCTACGGCTCGTCGGACCGGTTGACCATCGACAGCGAGGGGCGCATCGGCCTGACGCCGGCGCTCCTGGAGATCACCGGCATCACCAACGAGGTGACCTTCGTCGGCCAGGGCTACAAGTTTCAGATCTGGGAGCCTTCCCGCTTCGCCGCCTACGAATTGACGGCGCGCGAACGGGCGAGGGCGCTTCGGCGTTCGTCGAGGCCCGCCCCGCAGCCGGAGGGCGGCGCATGA
- a CDS encoding entericidin domain-containing protein codes for MSVKSILSIGVVALSVVAFGGCANTIRGAGQDTANAVNATQSAGNNIGNAAAR; via the coding sequence ATGTCCGTGAAGTCCATCCTCAGCATCGGTGTCGTCGCCCTTTCGGTGGTCGCTTTCGGCGGCTGCGCCAATACGATCCGTGGAGCAGGCCAGGACACGGCCAACGCCGTCAATGCCACCCAGTCCGCCGGCAACAACATCGGCAACGCCGCCGCGCGCTGA
- the epmA gene encoding EF-P lysine aminoacylase EpmA: MYEAAGESPWWSVERHLARRPFLAARGKIKRAIRTWFEDAGFTEVECPALQVSPGNEAHLHAFATEKIAPDGVMAPRYLHTSPEFTAKKLLAAGETHIFDFARVFRNREKGALHSSEFTLLEWYRANEPYEQLMDDAVALLRLAATTTQRESFVWRGRTADPFAEPEKLTVAEAFSRYAGIDLLASLTDDPGAPDRDHLATQAEGRGYRVVADDSWTDIYSRILVESIEPNLGMGRPTIFYEYPVCEAALSRPVARDPRLAERFELYACGVELANAFGELTDPAEQRRRFEEEMDIKARIYGERYPLDEDFLAALAHMPEASGIALGFERLVVLASGARSIEDVVWAPV; this comes from the coding sequence ATGTACGAAGCGGCCGGAGAATCGCCGTGGTGGTCGGTCGAACGGCACCTTGCGCGCCGTCCCTTCCTTGCCGCGCGCGGCAAGATCAAGCGCGCCATCCGGACCTGGTTCGAAGACGCCGGCTTCACCGAGGTCGAATGCCCGGCCTTGCAGGTCTCGCCCGGCAACGAGGCGCACCTCCACGCCTTCGCCACCGAGAAGATCGCCCCCGACGGTGTCATGGCGCCGCGCTATCTCCATACCTCGCCCGAGTTCACGGCCAAGAAGCTGCTCGCCGCCGGCGAAACGCATATCTTCGATTTCGCCCGCGTCTTCCGCAATCGCGAGAAGGGCGCGCTGCATTCGTCCGAGTTCACACTGCTCGAATGGTACAGGGCGAACGAGCCCTACGAGCAGCTGATGGACGATGCCGTGGCGCTGTTGCGACTTGCCGCAACGACAACCCAACGCGAAAGCTTCGTCTGGCGCGGCCGCACCGCCGATCCCTTCGCCGAGCCCGAAAAGCTCACCGTCGCCGAAGCCTTCTCCCGCTACGCCGGCATCGACCTGCTGGCGTCCCTGACTGACGATCCCGGCGCCCCCGACCGCGACCATCTTGCCACGCAGGCGGAAGGGCGCGGCTACCGCGTCGTCGCCGACGACAGCTGGACCGACATCTACTCGCGCATTCTCGTCGAGAGCATCGAGCCGAACCTCGGCATGGGAAGGCCGACCATCTTCTACGAGTATCCGGTCTGCGAGGCCGCCCTCTCCCGCCCCGTTGCCCGCGATCCGCGCCTTGCCGAACGGTTCGAGCTCTATGCCTGCGGCGTCGAGCTTGCCAACGCCTTCGGCGAACTGACCGACCCGGCCGAGCAGCGCCGACGGTTCGAGGAAGAGATGGACATCAAGGCGCGCATCTACGGCGAGCGCTACCCGCTCGACGAGGACTTTCTCGCCGCCCTCGCCCACATGCCCGAGGCATCCGGCATCGCGCTCGGCTTCGAGCGGCTGGTGGTGCTGGCCAGCGGCGCCCGCTCCATCGAGGACGTCGTCTGGGCCCCGGTCTAG
- the efp gene encoding elongation factor P, whose protein sequence is MVKVIASQIRKGNVVELDDKLHVVLLAESFHPGKGTPTTQIDMRRINDGVKVSVRYKTTEMVEKAMIDERPYTFLYEEEHGFAFMQMESYEQISVPKEVVGDRAPFLAENMECHIGVYNDIPVSIELPARMTLEVVETEPAVKGQTAASSYKPAILSNGVRTMVPPFVSVGTRIVVMTEDASYVERAKD, encoded by the coding sequence ATGGTCAAGGTCATCGCTAGCCAAATCCGCAAGGGCAACGTCGTCGAGCTGGATGACAAGCTCCACGTTGTCCTGCTGGCCGAGAGTTTCCATCCGGGCAAGGGGACGCCCACGACCCAGATCGACATGCGCCGCATCAACGATGGCGTGAAGGTGTCGGTGCGCTACAAGACCACCGAAATGGTCGAGAAGGCGATGATCGACGAACGTCCCTACACCTTCCTCTATGAGGAAGAGCATGGCTTTGCCTTCATGCAGATGGAAAGCTACGAGCAGATCTCCGTTCCGAAGGAAGTGGTCGGCGATCGCGCGCCCTTCCTGGCCGAGAACATGGAATGCCATATCGGCGTCTATAACGACATTCCGGTGTCGATCGAGCTGCCGGCGCGCATGACGCTGGAAGTCGTCGAGACCGAGCCGGCGGTGAAGGGCCAGACGGCCGCTTCCTCTTACAAGCCGGCCATCCTGTCGAACGGCGTGCGGACCATGGTGCCGCCCTTCGTCTCCGTCGGCACCCGCATCGTGGTGATGACCGAAGACGCCTCCTACGTCGAACGCGCCAAGGATTGA